The Euphorbia lathyris chromosome 3, ddEupLath1.1, whole genome shotgun sequence genome contains a region encoding:
- the LOC136223752 gene encoding transcription termination factor MTERF2, chloroplastic-like — protein sequence MFHSICKTLLHSRNRYTVTAHDPSMVVPSILRYFSIDADNRHSFTLSYLTETCGLSPKSALSASKIVQFKSSEQPDSVLSSFQKFGFSKIHISEMIRKFPKMLCCHPEKTIFPKLEFLLSRGASTPELVKIFTANPWILASSLENQLVHTLDILIELFKSEDKAIEAMKQNPRVLCTRPEARLLPNIKTLRENGVPESYILWLISKHWQCIGAIPVKFEKIVEEVKEMGFSPLKSHFVEAIVVLIRVSKSKRDGRVEVYKRWGWSDKDINITFKKFPKCMTYSEDNIRATMDFYVNKLGLESSVIVNCPTLLGYSLKKRLIPRGTVLQFLSSKGLVKLDSRITDMFICSEWRFLEKYVKCHVEAPHLIKLYDHKLNLSDTRKPGKHDE from the coding sequence ATGTTTCATTCTATCTGCAAAACGCTTCTTCATTCTAGAAATCGCTATACTGTCACTGCTCATGACCCATCAATGGTGGTTCCATCAATACTCAGATACTTTTCCATTGATGCTGATAATCGACACTCTTTTACTCTTTCTTACCTCACTGAAACATGTGGCCTATCTCCTAAATCTGCTCTTTCAGCTTCTAAAATTGTCCAATTTAAATCCTCGGAGCAGCCTGATTCTGTCCTATCCTCCTTCCAAAAGTTTGGATTCTCCAAAATCCATATCTCTGAAATGATCAGAAAGTTCCCAAAAATGCTATGTTGCCATCCAGAGAAGaccattttccccaaactcgAGTTCCTCCTCTCTAGAGGAGCTTCAACCCCTGAACTTGTAAAAATCTTCACTGCCAACCCCTGGATCTTGGCAAGCAGCTTAGAAAATCAATTGGTTCATACTCTTGATATTTTAATTGAGTTGTTCAAATCGGAAGACAAAGCCATTGAAGCGATGAAACAAAATCCTAGGGTTCTATGTACTAGACCTGAAGCACGTCTGCTACCTAATATCAAAACTTTAAGAGAAAATGGAGTGCCTGAATCATATATATTGTGGCTAATTAGTAAACATTGGCAATGCATTGGAGCAATTCCAGTCAAATTCGAAAAGATTGTGGAAGAAGTGAAGGAAATGGGATTCAGTCCTTTGAAGTCGCATTTTGTTGAAGCAATCGTGGTACTGATAAGAGTGAGCAAATCAAAGAGAGATGGCAGGGTTGAGGTTTATAAGAGGTGGGGATGGTCGGATAAAGATATCAATATTACTTTCAAAAAGTTTCCCAAGTGTATGACATACTCGGAGGATAATATAAGGGCTACAATGGATTTTTATGTCAACAAACTAGGATTAGAGTCTTCAGTCATTGTGAATTGTCCTACACTACTTGGATATAGCTTGAAGAAGAGGCTCATTCCAAGAGGTACAGTTCTTCAGTTTCTGTCATCCAAGGGTTTGGTTAAATTAGATTCAAGGATAACTGATATGTTCATATGTTCAGAGTGGCGTTTCTTGGAAAAATATGTAAAATGTCATGTGGAAGCTCCTCATTTAATTAAGCTGTATGACCATAAGTTAAATCTTTCTGATACAAGAAAACCTGGAAAACATGATGAATGA